The genomic DNA TACGCCGAGTACCTCGGAGCACATAGCATCTACGTCGGCTTCAATGCTGAGGAGGCCATGTCATATCCGGATAACAGGCCCGAGTTCGTCGAGCAGTTCAATGCGCTTCTCGAGAAGGCGGTCGCATCGTTCAGCCGGCCTCCGAAGGTTGTGGCGCCGCTTGTGGACATGAGAAAGAAGGATATCGTGCGTCTCGGCGCTGATATAAAAGCCCCTCTGGAGCTCACCTGGTCCTGTTATCTGAATGGAGAGATCCACTGCGGTACGTGCGAGTCATGCCAGCACCGCAGGCGAGGGTTCGTGGAGGCTGGGATCCCTGATCCGACAGAGTATCAGCACTGAAGGCTATATCGGCGAGATCTTCACCAGCCTTCAGGGAGAAGGACCTCTTCTCGGGCGAAGACAGATCTTCGTGAGGCTCTCCGGATGCTCTCTGAGATGCAGCTACTGTGATACCAGAAAGTATCTGAAGCGCACAGAGATGTGCAGGATTGAGGCTTCTCCTGGCTCGCGCGTTTTTGTTGAAATCAGAAACCCCATCACCGTGGATAAGACTATCGAGTGCGTGAAGCTCCATGCGGCTCCAGGGATTCACAGCGTATCGATAACCGGAGGGGAGCCCCTGGAGCAGCCGAAGTTCACGGAAACACTTGCAGAAGATCTGAAGAGCCTGGGTATGAGGGTCTACCTAGAGACGAACGGCTGCTCATTCGAGTACTTCTCGAACATCGCGGAGCACATAGATATCGCAGCGATCGATGTAAAGCTGCCAGGCACAGTTGGATGCAGCAGAGTTCAGTGTGACAGTCTGATAGAAAATGAGCTCGCATGTTTAAGAAGATCATCTGAGATGGGCGTATACACGATAGCAAAGTTGGTTGTTCTGCCCGATACCGCAGAACACGAGCTGGAGCGCGTCTGCCGTGAGATGCCATCTGTTGATGCTATCGTGATACAGCCGGTCTCCGGTCAGAGGATGAGCGAGTCCAAGCTTATGGCACTCCACAGCATCGCAGCAAGGTATCTCGGTCCTGAGAATGCAATGGTGATCCCGCAGATGCATAAAGCTCTGGGCATGATGTGAAAGATGTCAGAACTTCATGCTGCCAGGGAAAAAGCCGGGCATCCGGGGTTCTGGATCTGCAGATGGTGATAGATAGCCCAGAGCCCCTGCAGTTCTGTACGGCTCGCTTTCAGCGCATCATGCCTGTGCTGGAGTCCAGAGCGCTCCCGCCAACATCCTCTGCAGCCTTCTTCTCGCGCTCCTCCTTGCTGAGTGGCTTGTACATCTTCCTGTACTTCTCGCCCCTCTCGTCCCTCTTCCACTCCTCTAGCTTTCTGTCCAGCGCCTCGAACATGTACTTCTCGGCCTGCTTGATCGTATCGAGATCTCCACGCAGCACGAGTATCTCCCGCTCGTCGACCTCCCCGATCACATCGACCCTGGCGCGCCTCTTCACAAGATCGACCTCGAACTTCTCCACGAGCTCCCTTATGACGCTCACCGGTATGCCCGGAGGTATGGCAAGATCGTAAAGCCCCTCCAGGTCCTTCTTACCGCTCTCCATCGCAAAGACCTCAGATCAAGTTAAGAATCGAGAGATTTAAGATTGTCGAGATGCCTGGCGGGTCTCGCCCTAGCGTGATGCCCGGCCAGCACATCCACTTTCAGAGAGGAGACATGAGCTGCAGTGAGATCAAAATTACTGAATGGGGTAGTATGAACTGACATCTACAGGCGGATACACAGCTGTTGGTCCTCACTCTATCCCCGCCTCCCGCAGTATCTTGGAGGCCTTCTCGCGCCACTCTGCGATGTCCTTCATCGTCATCACATCTATCGAGCCGCCCTGGAACCCGCCGTCTCCGACCTTTTCCTCGATCCACCCCTCGATCTCGAGGTACGCGGATCTGAGCGAGTCCAGAACCTCAGGGTCCGCATCCCACAGTCCCCTCTGATGGGCCTCCAGCAACCTCCTCCCGATCTCCTCGAGCGCCCACGGATTGCTATCCTCAAAGAACCTGCGCATATCCTCATCGAGCACGAAGGTCCTCGCTATATCATCGAAGATCCAGTCATCGACCTCCCTCGTCGTGGCCTCCCAGCCGTAGACCCTGCCAACCCTCTTCGAAATATCTCCAGCGCCCTTGTAGCCGTGACGCTTTATCCCCTCAATCCATTTTGGGTTCAGAAGCTTTGTTCTCACGACCCTTCTTATCTCATCGGCAAGCGTCCTTATCTCGATCCTCTCACTGTCCCTGGTATCCCCGTAGTACGTGGAGATTTTGTGCCCTGAGAGGCTCTCAGCAGCGTTCGTCAACCCCCCATATGTGCCGAAGTAGCAGCAGCAACCGAGGAGATCGTACTCATCGGTGACGGTCTTGTTGAACGCCACATCCACCGAGCTCAGCATCTTCTTCAGCGCTCCTGGCGCTGGATCTCCGAAGATGTCCTTCCCATAGGCATAGCTGTTCCACTGCATGAACACATCCGTGAGATCCTTCTCGTCCTTCCATGCCGAGGCATACACCGCCAGATTCACGCCGCTCCCGTAGGTCCCAGGGGGGCTTGCAAAGATCCTCAGAGCCCTTCCATCCCCGCTCTCGATCATGTGCTTTCTCACATAATTCATCTCAGGCGGTTCATCCAGAGATGCCACATCCTGTATCGCAGAATCGAGAAGCTCTATGCATCCCATGAAACAGTCCCTCGTGATGCCGGATACGCGGACAGTGAGATCTATGCGGGGTCGTTTGAGATCCTCCAGAGGCATTATCCTGTACCCGCTTACCCTTCCGCCCCTCCACACCGGCTCCACGCCCAGAAGATAAAACATCTGTGCCAGCTGCTCCCCGTCAGACCACATTATGTCGCTGGCCATCCAGTACATCGCCACGTTCTCGGGCCATCTCTTGTGCTCGCTCCTGTATCTCTCGAGGAGCTTTTCAGCAAGCTGCTTTCCTATCAGGGCCGCTGCCTGCGTCGGGACGTTCCCCGGGTCCAGGGAATACATGTTCCTGCCGGTCGGGAGGACCTCAGGCTTTCCTCTTGTGATCAGCCCTGAGGGCCCTGGCCTGACGAACCCACCATCGATCGCATGCATCAAACTCCCCATCTCATCAGATTCGTCCATCCGTCTGGATATGTCCAGGACGAGCTCCCCAATCTCTGGATCCGCATCCCCTCCGCTCAGAACCGCTCTGACAGCATCTTTGAGATCTGCGGAGCTATTGACCAGTGGCTTTGCGATGGCGCTTATCATCTCCACCCTCTTTTCGCCCTCCGGGACCTCGCCGAAGATGTGCATGCCATCTGGAATGTATGAGCTGTATATCTCTGAGAGCTTTGCATGTGCTCTTTCGAGGATCTCCTCGAAGTTATCATGATCGTGACCCGCTCCAAGCTCCCCTGCTAGATTTGATCTCTCCAGGAGCTCCAGGATTATGTGCTTCAGAGCATGTTTTCTCCCGTGATCCTCAGCCTTTCTGTACTCCGCTATCCTGTCGTCCAGCTCCTTGAGCTCGCCGTAGAGGCCTGCGGTGGTCATCACGGTCTGCATGTGATCGACGATCACAGCGCAGCTCCTGCGTTTCGCAACGGTCCCCTCCGGAGGATTATCGGAGTTGTAGATGTAGAGATGCGGCGTGTCGCCTATCGCGATATCGGGGAGGCAGTTCTGCGACAGAGCAACAGACTTTCCGGGGAGGAACTCGAGGTTCCCGTGTGTTCCCACGTGGATTATGATATCCGCGCCGAAATCTTTCTGGAGATACCTGTATGTCGCCAGATACTGGTGCGGAGGCGGGATCTCAGGATCGTGGAGTATCCTGCACGCCTGGCCATCGCATCTCGCCCCTGCACACCCTCTCTTCGGCTGGACGCAGACCACGACATTCCCGTACCTCCTGCCGGTGACGACGATCTTTCCCTGGTAGACCATAGGCGCAGGTGCCCCCTCCCTGGGCTCGCCCGGCGGCATCCCCCATGCGCTGCAGATCTTCGACCTGCTCTCCTCAGTGAGCTCGTTGAACCATTCGCTGTACTTTTCCTGATCCACAAGCGCCAGCGCTCCGCCCCTGCTCACTATCTCCTGGACCGTCGTCCACCTGAACTCGGAGATCGCCTTGTGATTCAGTATGTCCTCTATCAGCTCCTTCCCGTTCCCTGGGAAGGAATCCAGCGTGTATCCGAGCTCTGCGAGTCTGGACATTATCCGCGCCACGCTCTCCAAAGAATCGAGATGCGCCGCAGCTCCCACAGTTGCCTCGACGGATGCGCACGGGCTGTTGTGGAGTATGAAAGCAATCCTTCTCTCAGACCTGGGCTTCGATCTGAGTCGTATCCACGCTCGGATTCTTCTGACCAGTTTCTCAATGCGCTCCTCTATGGGATGGTGGACCTCTACCTCATCCCCCCACATCTCCTTTCTGTAAGCTACGCCTATCGGTATGTTCTCTATCAGCCCCTCGAACTCAGGCAGTGCTACAGACCAGCCGATCTCGCCCGGATCCATGCCCTTTATGTCCTCCCTCCACTCCTCCTCTGTCTTGTGATAGAGTGTTAGAGGATGCAGGACAGGTACATCGATCTCCTCCAGGGATCTCAAGGAGACCTCAACGCTTCCAGCGTGGAATACCGACTGGAGATTTATGATCAGATCCACACGACCTGAGAGGAAATCCCTGACCACCTGATCTATGGGCTTTGCGTCCGTCTGTTTTGATCCTACGCTGCCGAGACCGAATGCAGCGATCACATTGAACTCCCGCTCAAGGGATCTTATGAGACGATCCACGATCTCCAGATCCCCGTTCGCCCAGTATGTTCTGAAGAAGAGAATTCCCACGGTGTGCTCATGCCTGAACGGTCTCCACTCCAGGTACTCCTCGATCGTGCTGAACGCCTTCCTGGAATCAGGATGGTATATCCCCTGCCAGAGCGTCTCCTGAGGTTCTCTGCAGGGGAGATCGAGACCGAGGACCTCTCTTCCTATGTAGAGAAGCATGTTCTTGATGTTCTCCAGGCCGCCGTAGACCACGTACGCATTGACTGCGGCCACGACCTTCTGGGACACATTCCGGGAGAAAGACCAGAGTGCGGGATCGAAGCCGAATGCTATGACTGGCTTATCTGTCTCCAGCAGCTCATCAAACCTGCCATCGTGCGTGGGATGTACGAGAATTACGTCCGCTTCATTCAGGGATCGTCTGCATTCCTCAAGCGTTTCTGAATCGAAGAGTTCCTGGACCGACCAGACCCTGAGATCTATCCCGAGCTCAGCGCCTGCCTGTACCAGCAATGCCTTGTCACTTGCCCATGTAAGCGCTCTCACTCGCATGCCATCCCTCCGTTGAGGGATCTTATGGGGATGACAAAGGGCCGCTCGAGCTGCATGACCACCGCCTCCACGCTGTATACCTCTCTTATGATATCGGGCGTGAGGAGTGACGATGCGTCGCCGGCAGCCCATATCCTGCCGTTTTTGAGCACTGCGAGCTTGTCGACGAATCGCGCAGCGAGATTCAAATCGTGTACAGCCATCACCGCGGATATGCTCTTTCTCTGCACCATCTCCCTGATGATCTCCATGACCTCGAGCTGGTGCTTCATGTCCAGGTTTGATGTTGGCTCATCTAAAAGAAGGACGGACGGCTCCTGGGCCAGTGCGCGTGCTATGAGAACCTTCTGTTTCTGGCCGCCGCTGAGCTGGCCGAAATCCCGCATCGCGAGATCCTCGAGATGGAGGAGCTCTATGACCTCTGTTACGATCTCAAGGTCTCTATCAGATACCCGCCAGCTGATGTGCGGCCTCCTCCCCATGAGTATCGTCTCGAAAACGGTGGTGCCCATCGCGCTGCTACCCGACTGGGGGACGTACCCGATCTCCCTGGCGATCTCACTCCCCTCCATCGAGGAGAGGTCTCTTCCGTCGAGGAGTATGCTCCCCCTTGGCTTCAGTATCCTGTCGATGCATTTTATCAGGGTGGTCTTTCCGGAGCCGTTAGGGCCTACGAGCCCGAGGATCTCTGAGTCCCCGACGACCAGGTTCAGATCGTTCAGAATCAGATTTGAGCCGTAGCTGAATGATACGTTCTGGATGGTGATCTTCACCAAAACTCCTTCCTCCTTTTCATGAAGAGATAGACGAAGAACGGCACTCCCAGGAATGATGTCATTATTCCAACGGGCAGTATGACCGGTGCGAGAACAGTCCTCGCGAGCGTATCGGCTGCGAGGAGTATAACAGAGCCCATGAGCGCGGATCCAGGGATAAGAAACCTGTGATCTCCGCCTATGACCATCCTGGTCATGTGCGGCGCCACGAGACCTATGAAGCCGATGGTGCCCGTGAAGCATATCACGCTTGCTGTAATGAGAGATGCAAAGATCATGGAGAGAACACGTATCCGCTCAACATTCACCCCCAGACTCTTCGCGGTCTCATCGCCCGCCCCTATCGCGTTTATGTCCCACGACTTCAGGATCAGATACGGAAGACAGATGATAATCATAAGCGCTGATGCATAGACCTTATCCCATGATGATCTTCCGAGCGAGCCCATCATCCAGAACACAACCTCCTGGACCTGCTCCGCTCTCCCAACATACTGGAGAAAGGATGTCATCGCTGAGAAGAAGTACATGATCGCGATGCCCGCGAGGATCATCGTCTCGGGCGTTATACCCTTGTACTTGGCCAGACCGTAAACCGCAAAGGTTGCAAGTAGCGTGAAGACGAACGCGTTTCCTATTATCAGGTACTCGCCGCCCGCAAACCCGGCTCCAAGAATTATGGCGAGCGCTGCACCAAACGATGCTGCTGATGATATCCCGAGCGTGAACGGACTCGCCAGCGGATTCTTCAGTATGCCCTGCATCGCAGCACCCGCGACACCGAGCCCGGCGCCTGCCACCACGCCCATCAGAATCCTGTGGAGCCTCAATCCCCACACAATCGTATCCGCAAACCAGGTCGTCTCGAAATATCCTGGGAACGCCCTGGCGAGTATCGCGCTGTAGACCTCGAAAACAGAGAGGTTCGCAGAACCCAGTGTCGCGGATATCCCTGCTATTATCACTATACTCAGGGAGAGGGCTGCCATGAACAGCAGCTTCCTCCCCACGAATCTGGTGTACTCCTCCTTCAGGGCGATCCTTGATTCCATGCAGTCCATCTGCGCTCAGCGTCTCCCATTACACTTCAGGGTACACGAATATCCTGTCCTCAGGATAGTCCACGCCCAGGAACTGGAGGTACTCCCTGTAAACGCTCTCCGGATCCAGATTCACATCAGGATGCAGGATCTTCGCAAGATATGTCAGGCCCACAACATCATCCAATCCGGCCATGATCTCCCAGTTGACAATGTAGACTCTGTCGTTCTTCACAGCATTCACAGCTGCTGCACCGCTTCTGCTGAGGACTTCGTTGAGCGTGTT from Methanothrix thermoacetophila PT includes the following:
- a CDS encoding cobaltochelatase subunit CobN, producing MRVRALTWASDKALLVQAGAELGIDLRVWSVQELFDSETLEECRRSLNEADVILVHPTHDGRFDELLETDKPVIAFGFDPALWSFSRNVSQKVVAAVNAYVVYGGLENIKNMLLYIGREVLGLDLPCREPQETLWQGIYHPDSRKAFSTIEEYLEWRPFRHEHTVGILFFRTYWANGDLEIVDRLIRSLEREFNVIAAFGLGSVGSKQTDAKPIDQVVRDFLSGRVDLIINLQSVFHAGSVEVSLRSLEEIDVPVLHPLTLYHKTEEEWREDIKGMDPGEIGWSVALPEFEGLIENIPIGVAYRKEMWGDEVEVHHPIEERIEKLVRRIRAWIRLRSKPRSERRIAFILHNSPCASVEATVGAAAHLDSLESVARIMSRLAELGYTLDSFPGNGKELIEDILNHKAISEFRWTTVQEIVSRGGALALVDQEKYSEWFNELTEESRSKICSAWGMPPGEPREGAPAPMVYQGKIVVTGRRYGNVVVCVQPKRGCAGARCDGQACRILHDPEIPPPHQYLATYRYLQKDFGADIIIHVGTHGNLEFLPGKSVALSQNCLPDIAIGDTPHLYIYNSDNPPEGTVAKRRSCAVIVDHMQTVMTTAGLYGELKELDDRIAEYRKAEDHGRKHALKHIILELLERSNLAGELGAGHDHDNFEEILERAHAKLSEIYSSYIPDGMHIFGEVPEGEKRVEMISAIAKPLVNSSADLKDAVRAVLSGGDADPEIGELVLDISRRMDESDEMGSLMHAIDGGFVRPGPSGLITRGKPEVLPTGRNMYSLDPGNVPTQAAALIGKQLAEKLLERYRSEHKRWPENVAMYWMASDIMWSDGEQLAQMFYLLGVEPVWRGGRVSGYRIMPLEDLKRPRIDLTVRVSGITRDCFMGCIELLDSAIQDVASLDEPPEMNYVRKHMIESGDGRALRIFASPPGTYGSGVNLAVYASAWKDEKDLTDVFMQWNSYAYGKDIFGDPAPGALKKMLSSVDVAFNKTVTDEYDLLGCCCYFGTYGGLTNAAESLSGHKISTYYGDTRDSERIEIRTLADEIRRVVRTKLLNPKWIEGIKRHGYKGAGDISKRVGRVYGWEATTREVDDWIFDDIARTFVLDEDMRRFFEDSNPWALEEIGRRLLEAHQRGLWDADPEVLDSLRSAYLEIEGWIEEKVGDGGFQGGSIDVMTMKDIAEWREKASKILREAGIE
- a CDS encoding FecCD family ABC transporter permease → MDCMESRIALKEEYTRFVGRKLLFMAALSLSIVIIAGISATLGSANLSVFEVYSAILARAFPGYFETTWFADTIVWGLRLHRILMGVVAGAGLGVAGAAMQGILKNPLASPFTLGISSAASFGAALAIILGAGFAGGEYLIIGNAFVFTLLATFAVYGLAKYKGITPETMILAGIAIMYFFSAMTSFLQYVGRAEQVQEVVFWMMGSLGRSSWDKVYASALMIIICLPYLILKSWDINAIGAGDETAKSLGVNVERIRVLSMIFASLITASVICFTGTIGFIGLVAPHMTRMVIGGDHRFLIPGSALMGSVILLAADTLARTVLAPVILPVGIMTSFLGVPFFVYLFMKRRKEFW
- a CDS encoding ABC transporter ATP-binding protein, producing the protein MVKITIQNVSFSYGSNLILNDLNLVVGDSEILGLVGPNGSGKTTLIKCIDRILKPRGSILLDGRDLSSMEGSEIAREIGYVPQSGSSAMGTTVFETILMGRRPHISWRVSDRDLEIVTEVIELLHLEDLAMRDFGQLSGGQKQKVLIARALAQEPSVLLLDEPTSNLDMKHQLEVMEIIREMVQRKSISAVMAVHDLNLAARFVDKLAVLKNGRIWAAGDASSLLTPDIIREVYSVEAVVMQLERPFVIPIRSLNGGMACE
- the queC gene encoding 7-cyano-7-deazaguanine synthase QueC: MGRAVCLCSGGLDSTVAATIARRSGMDVYLIHVSYGQQAERREIEAIERIADAIGASDLMCSRIDLFRNISALTTQGARIPRGEEVSLDSESTPPTWVYCRNTVLLSMAAAYAEYLGAHSIYVGFNAEEAMSYPDNRPEFVEQFNALLEKAVASFSRPPKVVAPLVDMRKKDIVRLGADIKAPLELTWSCYLNGEIHCGTCESCQHRRRGFVEAGIPDPTEYQH
- a CDS encoding 7-carboxy-7-deazaguanine synthase QueE, with the protein product MERSTAVRASHASTAGEGSWRLGSLIRQSISTEGYIGEIFTSLQGEGPLLGRRQIFVRLSGCSLRCSYCDTRKYLKRTEMCRIEASPGSRVFVEIRNPITVDKTIECVKLHAAPGIHSVSITGGEPLEQPKFTETLAEDLKSLGMRVYLETNGCSFEYFSNIAEHIDIAAIDVKLPGTVGCSRVQCDSLIENELACLRRSSEMGVYTIAKLVVLPDTAEHELERVCREMPSVDAIVIQPVSGQRMSESKLMALHSIAARYLGPENAMVIPQMHKALGMM